The following are from one region of the Priestia filamentosa genome:
- the yugI gene encoding S1 domain-containing post-transcriptional regulator GSP13 codes for MAEKFTVGSVIDGKVTGIQPYGAFVALDEETQGLVHISEVTHGFVKDINEHLKVGQEVPVKVISVDEKSGKLGLSIRATQPEPEVKEEPKKKRPQAAPAQPVENAAPQGFNTLREKLEEWVEQSNRQDLIKK; via the coding sequence TAGGTAGCGTTATTGATGGAAAAGTTACAGGAATTCAACCATACGGAGCTTTCGTTGCACTAGACGAAGAAACTCAAGGTTTAGTTCATATTTCAGAAGTTACTCACGGTTTCGTTAAAGATATTAATGAGCATCTTAAAGTAGGTCAAGAAGTACCTGTAAAAGTTATTTCTGTTGACGAAAAGTCTGGAAAGCTTGGTCTTTCTATTCGTGCTACTCAACCAGAACCAGAAGTAAAAGAAGAACCAAAGAAAAAGCGTCCTCAAGCAGCACCAGCGCAACCTGTAGAGAACGCAGCACCACAAGGTTTCAACACACTACGCGAAAAGCTTGAAGAGTGGGTTGAGCAATCTAACCGTCAAGATCTAATTAAGAAGTAA
- a CDS encoding DUF378 domain-containing protein, with protein MSGIQRTALVLTIIGAINWGLIGFFQFDLVAAIFGGQASALSRIIYGLVGIAGLINLGLLFKPSTEVERTEPKMNEQ; from the coding sequence ATGAGTGGTATTCAACGAACTGCACTTGTTCTTACTATTATCGGAGCAATCAACTGGGGACTTATCGGGTTCTTTCAGTTTGATCTAGTAGCGGCTATTTTTGGAGGCCAAGCTTCTGCTCTTTCTCGTATTATTTATGGATTGGTCGGCATTGCTGGCTTAATTAACTTGGGACTTCTGTTTAAGCCTTCTACAGAAGTAGAGCGTACAGAGCCAAAAATGAATGAACAATAA
- a CDS encoding ornithine--oxo-acid transaminase: protein MKTTSEKVINQTEKFGANNYHPLPIVISKAEGVWVEDPEGNRYMDMLSAYSAVNQGHRHPKIIEALKKQADRVTLTSRAFHNDQLGPWYERMCEVTNKEMILPMNTGAEAVETAVKAVRRWGYEKKGIEENKAEIIACYDNFHGRTMTAVSLSSEEEYKRGFGPMLPGIKLVPYGDLKALKEAITPNTVAFLMEPIQGEAGINVPPQGFLKEAAALCKEQNVLFVADEIQVGLGRTGKMFACDWEDVEPDVLILGKALGGGVFPISCVAANKEILGVFNPGSHGSTFGGNPLACAVSLASLDVIQDENLVGRSFNLGNYFKEQLENVQSSIVKEVRGKGLFIGVELHEKARPYCEKLKGEGLLCKETHDTVIRFAPPLIIEQEDLDWAIDKIKKILQ, encoded by the coding sequence ATGAAGACAACAAGTGAAAAGGTGATTAACCAAACCGAAAAATTTGGTGCCAACAATTATCATCCATTACCAATTGTTATTTCAAAGGCAGAAGGGGTATGGGTAGAAGATCCAGAGGGAAATCGATATATGGATATGCTTAGTGCATACTCAGCCGTTAACCAAGGGCATCGACATCCTAAAATTATTGAAGCATTAAAAAAACAGGCAGACCGTGTCACCCTTACATCAAGAGCTTTTCACAATGACCAACTTGGTCCATGGTATGAGAGAATGTGTGAGGTTACAAATAAAGAGATGATTTTACCTATGAACACAGGAGCAGAAGCAGTGGAAACAGCAGTAAAGGCTGTAAGACGCTGGGGCTACGAGAAAAAAGGAATTGAGGAAAATAAAGCTGAAATTATTGCATGCTACGATAACTTTCATGGACGTACAATGACAGCAGTTTCGCTTTCTTCGGAAGAAGAATATAAGCGTGGCTTTGGTCCGATGCTTCCTGGCATAAAGCTTGTTCCATACGGAGACTTAAAAGCGCTGAAAGAAGCGATTACGCCGAATACTGTTGCATTCCTAATGGAACCTATCCAAGGTGAAGCAGGAATTAACGTTCCTCCACAAGGCTTCTTGAAAGAAGCTGCTGCTCTTTGTAAGGAACAAAACGTTCTATTTGTGGCAGATGAGATTCAAGTAGGACTCGGAAGAACAGGAAAGATGTTTGCTTGTGATTGGGAAGACGTAGAACCAGACGTACTAATCTTAGGGAAAGCCCTAGGAGGAGGTGTTTTTCCTATTTCATGCGTTGCGGCAAATAAAGAAATTCTAGGTGTATTTAACCCAGGTTCACATGGATCAACGTTTGGGGGAAATCCCTTAGCATGCGCTGTTTCTCTAGCTTCTCTTGACGTTATTCAAGATGAAAATCTTGTGGGAAGATCATTCAATTTAGGGAACTATTTCAAAGAACAGTTAGAAAACGTTCAGTCATCAATTGTTAAAGAAGTGCGGGGAAAGGGTCTATTTATTGGAGTAGAACTTCATGAAAAAGCGCGGCCATACTGTGAAAAGCTAAAAGGGGAAGGATTGCTATGTAAGGAAACGCACGATACTGTAATTCGTTTTGCTCCACCGCTTATTATTGAACAAGAAGACTTAGATTGGGCTATTGACAAAATTAAAAAAATTCTTCAATGA